The following coding sequences are from one Lemur catta isolate mLemCat1 chromosome 16, mLemCat1.pri, whole genome shotgun sequence window:
- the LOC123621693 gene encoding serpin B8 isoform X1: MDDICEANGTFAINLFKMLGEEDNCRNIFFSPLSITSALAMVLLGAEGNTAAQMSQALCLNEDEDVHQGFQSLLAEVNKTGSQYSLRIANRLFGEKTCDFLPTFKESCQKFYQAELEELSFAKDTEGCRKHINDWVTERTEGKISEVLAPGTVHSLTKLVLVNAIYFKGKWNEQFDRKYTRGMLFKTKKEKKTVQMMFKQAKFKMGYIEEVHTQVLELPYTEEELSMVILLPDEDTDLAMVEQTLTYEKFRAWTNPEKMTRSKVQVFLPRLKLEESYDLESFLRSLGMTDAFEEAKADFSGMSTKKNVPVSKVAHKCFVEVNEEGTEAAAATAVVRNSRCIRPEPRFCADHPFLFFIRHHKTNSILFCGRFCSP; the protein is encoded by the exons ATGGATGATATCTGTGAAGCAAATGGCACTTTTGCCATcaacttatttaaaatgttggGGGAAGAGGACAACTGTCGAAACATATTCTTCTCTCCTCTGAGCATAACCTCTGCCCTGGCCATGGTCTTGCTGGGGGCAGAAGGAAACACCGCAGCCCAGATGTCCCAG GCACTTTGTTTGAATGAAGACGAAGATGTTCACCAAGGTTTCCAGTCGCTTCTCGCTGAAGTTAACAAAACTGGCTCTCAGTACTCGCTTAGAATCGCCAACAGACTCTTTGGAGAAAAAACATGTGATTTTCTTCCA ACCTTTAAGGAATCCTGTCAGAAGTTCTATCAGGCAGAGCTGGAGGAACTGTCCTTTGCTAAAGATACTGAAGGATGTAGGAAACACATAAATGACTGGGTGACAGAAAGGACTGAAG GTAAGATTTCAGAGGTGCTGGCTCCTGGGACAGTTCATTCACTGACTAAGTTGGTCCTTGTGAACGCCATCTATTTCAAGGGAAAGTGGAATGAGCAGTTTGACAGAAAGTATACAAGGGGAATGCTCTTTAAAACCAAAAAG GAGAAAAAGACAGTGCAGATGATGTTTAAGCAAGCGAAATTTAAAATGGGGTACATAGAGGAGGTGCACACCCAGGTCCTGGAGCTGCCGTACACAGAGGAGGAGCTGAGCATGGTCATTCTGCTCCCAGACGAAGACACCGATCTTGCCATG GTGGAACAAACACTTACATATGAGAAGTTCAGAGCCTGGACAAATCCAGAAAAGATGACGAGGAGTAAAGTTCAAGTTTTCCTCCCCAGACTAAAGCTGGAGGAGAGTTATGACTTGGAGTCTTTCCTTCGAAGTTTAGGAATGACTGACGCTTTTGAAGAGGCCAAGGCTGACTTTTCTGGAATGTCAACTAAGAAGAACGTGCCCGTGTCCAAGGTCGCCCACAAGTGCTTTGTGGAGGTTAATGAGGAAGGCACAGAGGCGGCCGCGGCCACCGCAGTGGTCAGAAATTCCCGGTGCATCAGACCAGAACCAAGATTTTGTGCAGACcaccctttccttttcttcatcagGCATCATAAAACCAACAGCATCTTGTTCTGCGGCAGATTCTGTTCTCCGTAG
- the LOC123621693 gene encoding serpin B8 isoform X2 — MLFKTKKEKKTVQMMFKQAKFKMGYIEEVHTQVLELPYTEEELSMVILLPDEDTDLAMVEQTLTYEKFRAWTNPEKMTRSKVQVFLPRLKLEESYDLESFLRSLGMTDAFEEAKADFSGMSTKKNVPVSKVAHKCFVEVNEEGTEAAAATAVVRNSRCIRPEPRFCADHPFLFFIRHHKTNSILFCGRFCSP; from the exons ATGCTCTTTAAAACCAAAAAG GAGAAAAAGACAGTGCAGATGATGTTTAAGCAAGCGAAATTTAAAATGGGGTACATAGAGGAGGTGCACACCCAGGTCCTGGAGCTGCCGTACACAGAGGAGGAGCTGAGCATGGTCATTCTGCTCCCAGACGAAGACACCGATCTTGCCATG GTGGAACAAACACTTACATATGAGAAGTTCAGAGCCTGGACAAATCCAGAAAAGATGACGAGGAGTAAAGTTCAAGTTTTCCTCCCCAGACTAAAGCTGGAGGAGAGTTATGACTTGGAGTCTTTCCTTCGAAGTTTAGGAATGACTGACGCTTTTGAAGAGGCCAAGGCTGACTTTTCTGGAATGTCAACTAAGAAGAACGTGCCCGTGTCCAAGGTCGCCCACAAGTGCTTTGTGGAGGTTAATGAGGAAGGCACAGAGGCGGCCGCGGCCACCGCAGTGGTCAGAAATTCCCGGTGCATCAGACCAGAACCAAGATTTTGTGCAGACcaccctttccttttcttcatcagGCATCATAAAACCAACAGCATCTTGTTCTGCGGCAGATTCTGTTCTCCGTAG